A genomic region of Drosophila kikkawai strain 14028-0561.14 chromosome X, DkikHiC1v2, whole genome shotgun sequence contains the following coding sequences:
- the bves gene encoding blood vessel epicardial substance isoform X1 codes for MPSTAGSSAAGVGMGALINSAGSSASSSVMGIGLGSGSAAGGGTAGGPGSSGGSEAGAGSLIAQSTAGTSAASSGTITWDNNGTLRSINPGDWSIEQCLGWQQPHHLYFQLGWAFLFLAFLAPHGPYGSLWMRTMLLIGCLMMGMHGYLVACTPDVVLWSGMGMAVNFVYLVVVLCRLRPVRFEQEIEAVYLALFQPLHVTRHQFKKVLNCMKVIRALKYQEVYAQEKVTKVDSLSLVLSGKLVVSQHQRALHIVFPHQFLDSPEWFGVSTDDYFQVSIMAMEESRVLIWHRDKLKLSIMAEPFLQTVFDHILGRDVVKKLMQVTQVSESIASNGFLPSGGYAEDAEDKPMLILKKSVDVGHGLTALINRQLQEEHVPLLGRTYKQQQQQLLQQLEPQQPEATTSATNIEQSAI; via the exons ATGCCCAGCACGGCGGGCAGCAGTGCCGCCGGCGTTGGCATGGGCGCCCTAATCAACAGCGCtggcagcagcgccagcagtaGCGTCATGGGCATCGGCCTGGGCTCTGGATCTGCGGCGGGCGGCGGTACAGCAGGTGGACCTGGTAGCTCAGGAGGATCGGAGGCAGGAGCTGGTTCCCTAATCGCACAGAGCACGGCTGGCACTAGCGCCGCCAGCAGCGGCACTATCACCTGGGACAACAACGGCACCCTGCGCTCCATCAATCCCGGTGATTGGTCCATCGAACAGTGCCTCGGATGGCAACAGCCGCATCATCTATACTTTCAGCTCGGCTGGGCCTTCCTTTTTCTCGCCTTCCTGGCCCCGCACGGTCCCTACGGTTCGCTGTGGATGCGAACTATGCTCCTCATTGGCTGTTTGATGATGGGCATGCATGGTTATCTGGTTGCCTGCACGCCGGATGTGGTCCTCTGGTCAGGAATGGGAATGGCGGTGAATTTTGTCTACCTGGTCGTGGTGCTGTGCCGGCTGAGACCGGTGAGATTCGAGCAGGAAATTGAGGCG gtTTACCTGGCGCTTTTCCAGCCTTTGCACGTGACCCGCCATCAGTTCAAAAAGGTGCTCAACTGCATGAAGGTGATACGTGCTCTGAAGTACCAGGAGGTTTATGCCCAGGAGAAGGTCACCAAGGTCGACAGCCTGTCGCTGGTGCTGAGCGGCAA ATTGGTGGTGTCACAGCATCAGAGAGCCCTGCACATTGTGTTTCCCCATCAGTTCCTAGACTCGCCGGAATGGTTTGGCGTCTCCACCGACGACTACTTTCAG GTCTCCATTATGGCGATGGAGGAGTCGCGGGTGTTGATTTGGCACCGCGACAAGCTCAAATTGTCAATTATGGCCGAGCCCTTCTTGCAGACCGTCTTCGATCACATTCTAGGCCGTGATGTGGTCAAGAAACTCATGCAAGTCACCCAG GTGAGCGAGTCGATAGCCAGCAATGGCTTCCTGCCATCGGGTGGATATGCAGAGGATGCTGAGGACAAGCCCATGTTGATACTCAAAAAGAGTGTGGACGTGGGCCATGGACTAACGGCCCTGATCAATAGGCAGCTCCAGG AAGAGCATGTTCCTTTACTTGGTCGCACgtacaaacaacaacaacaacaactactgCAACAACTAGAACCACAACAACCAGAAGCCACAACAAGCGCCACCAATATCGAGCAAAGTGCAATCTGA
- the LOC138929178 gene encoding uncharacterized protein, whose amino-acid sequence MRSLFSNRYDNKRKEFYERYEAARALHPSLPLYERPKEPARQQSYDRSCKRRYKTYQELNSQSSEKYNSEEWLASDGLSIVVRHTIEKRNFEELMPKYDPTLATHEFSHIARLRQRGRRPTAIQMAKIVTEFAQQVGGVPTEENEDQDKENVDPGKVNKGQNSANSKGIFIEINRKEPVSEEVYPLEPNIVHNHLQVVDIQNLQMSQVKAKPKLKRDLAVKDTESMPSEKQCKITMPFRMFICPEASCRQQFEMRRCLTVHQRETGHHSWSHKCDRCGQIFRAEGFKRMHALGACERNLSKKNRNQATMTA is encoded by the exons atgCGGAGCTTGTTTTCCAATCGCTACGATAATAAACGTAAAGAGTTCTACGAGCGCTACGAAG CTGCTCGGGCCTTGCACCCCAGTTTGCCCCTTTACGAGCGACCCAAGGAGCCCGCCCGGCAGCAGAGCTACGACAGATCCTGTAAACGGCGCTACAAAACATACCAGGAGCTGAACAGCCAGTCCAGCGAGAAGTATAACAGCGAGGAGTGGCTGGCCAGTGATGGGCTGAGCATTGTGGTCCGTCACACCATCGAGAAGCGCAACTTCGAGGAGCTAATGCCCAAGTATGATCCGACATTGGCCACTCATGAATTCAGCCACATTGCCAGGCTCCGGCAACGTGGCCGTCGTCCCACCGCCATTCAAATGGCCAAGATTGTCACTGAATTTGCCCAACAGGTGGGCGGAGTGCCGACAGAGGAGAACGAAGATCAGGACAAGGAGAACGTAGACCCGGGCAAGGTTAACAAAGGCCAGAACTCGGCGAACTCTAAAGGCATATTTATCGAGATCAACAGGAAGGAGCCAGTGTCGGAGGAAGTATATCCGCTTGAGCCGAATATTGTCCACAACCACCTGCAGGTGGTCGATATTCAGAATCTGCAGATGTCCCAGGTCAAGGCCAAGCCTAAACTGAAGCGCGACTTGGCCGTGAAGGACACGGAGAGTATGCCAAGCGAAAAACAATGCAAGATTACTATGCCGTTTCGGATGTTCATTTGCCCAGAGGCCTCTTGCCGGCAGCAGTTTGAAATGCg CCGCTGCTTAACTGTACATCAACGGGAGACAGGACACCACAGCTGGTCACACAAGTGCGATAGGTGTGGCCAAATCTTCCGCGCGGAGGGATTTAAACGCATGCATGCCCTCGGAGCCTGCGAACGCAATCTGAGCAAGAAGAATCGCAATCAGGCAACAATGACAGcataa
- the stg1 gene encoding uncharacterized protein stg1, which produces MRDHPLVPNVFRVASTHSINSENPYSNAYKLAKNASCNTQQQPPIALHQLTTSASIEHSHPSQQLQLQHQQQQQQHSPYATLPRGQRLAQDQQQQTGVINTISGSIPATGFGTMSGSFSELHINNISNMGNHNGSSNRSNSNHRRQQQQQRQVSALGHYKPAKELQQQQQHQKQQQQQQHQQQQQNHSQQQQHQLQHRLGTGVGGGITDPQGRITSMGHVSGSYLWLLTPVAASISVAIVIAALAGPQWLFTEEKLPNYKYNGTANINAMDDGAYVTKYTKSSLWILCNTQPGLDVDSYNCIKIDYFPKEGYQPDPHDSTAAIPYTVTKSCPIFLAAGVFLMISFVVFLIPTCSHRNNLYYFSAGILFIVSGLVMLIGLIAYISILKAEIGSKLRPRSPLQPALVKVTYGQSFFLFVFGFIVTEFVGVLNIFLFINLQEVSYYSRLPCFSVANMQAKFKEGQQHPMSHSYKRYKQPGNAGSQEGLSVQNRNSRDMLQPQRNNHQEAVMPQQQQSGILRSTTVNARQHQVHDARRGLPGHLGQQMGYPGQAQTLPGACRKHPNAGSNLNLNNDLARRFYFEKPAVSKCNLHSRSFAKSLNELCSETSVPAPMPDPLPAPALFADLPQEFPLTRSVSTATDIYTAPPAPAPSNTQMKGKQQRNMATNTRSRSGSGPGPGPGPGPGPDDAQSRLCGLKRGLRKTKDELFQEFCRRAGMRSKPKNIYYISGGDEGEEEGQGEDGVKREDPLASPGPNRNPNTDNDDDDADGDDHGFRQFRLEEDHLYVVGDHAQLVVPRRSSMCVDSMGQTLRRLNSNLSLHTDPSYPGVGGYPNMRMSLPPASDLGQSRTLPRCFLRQSSDSLQSGFGLGSSQQRFSQLMLNSQTKQPQQNCYLSTLALPQVSQAPPPPPPKSQVQWPAAIPSSPSNYSNGYQQHPQPIYPTSGGVMGPGTTTTTGVVGQPAKFQRGYAFDDPQRRSSFVSEAFDLDEIERERRRSHASLFGINQIDPYDLINGTAV; this is translated from the exons ATGAGGGACCATCCGTTGGTGCCCAATGTGTTTCGTGTGGCCTCCACACATAGCATCAATAGCGAGAATCCCTATAGCAATGCTTACAAGTTAGCTAAGAACGCTAGCTGCaacacacagcagca gccgccaatTGCTCTGCATCAGCTGACCACCAGTGCTTCCATTGAGCACAGTCATCCTTCGCAGCAGCTACAGCTgcaacatcaacagcagcagcagcaacactcTCCGTATGCCACATTGCCGCGTGGCCAGCGTTTGGCTCAggaccaacagcagcagactGGCGTGATCAATACCATTTCCGGCAGTATTCCGGCCACTGGATTTGGCACAATGTCTGGCAGTTTCAGTGAATTGCATATTAACAATATCAGCAATATGGGAAATCAtaatggcagcagcaacaggagcaacagcaaccaccgacggcagcagcagcagcagcgacaggtGTCCGCTTTGGGTCACTACAAGCCAGCCaaggagctgcagcagcagcagcaacatcaaaagcaacagcaacagcagcaacatcagcagcagcaacaaaatcatagtcagcagcagcaacatcagctgCAACATCGTCTAGGAACGGGTGTTGGTGGTGGCATTACCGATCCACAGGGTAGAATCACCAGCATGGGCCATGTTAGTGGGAGTTACCTGTGGCTCCTCACACCTGTTGCTGCCAG CATTTCGGTGGCCATTGTCATCGCCGCCCTTGCCGGACCTCAGTGGCTTTTTACGGAGGAAAAGCTGCCCAATTACAAGTACAATGGGACTGCCAATATAAATGCTATGGACGATGGCGCCTATGTCACCAAGTACACAAAGTCCAGCCTGTGGATACTGTGCAACACGCAGCCAG GACTCGATGTCGATTCTTATAACTGCATTAAGATCGATTATTTCCCCAAGGAGGGGTATCAACCGGATCCGCACGACTCAACTGCTGCAATACCCT ATACTGTAACAAAGTCGTGTCCGATTTTTCTGGCCGCTGGGGTTTTTCTGATGATCAGCTTCGTAGTCTTTCTGATCCCCACATGCTCGCATCGAAATAATCTGTATTACTTCAGTGCCGGCATTCTATTTATTGTAAGCG GTCTGGTAATGCTGATTGGACTGATTGCCTATATATCAATACTGAAGGCAGAGATTGGGTCCAAGCTGCGACCCCGATCCCCCCTTCAGCCGGCCCTCGTCAAGGTCACATATGGCCAGAGCTTCTTCCTTTTCGTCTTTGGATTTATTGTCACCGAATTTGTGGgtgtattaaatatatttctttttataaaccTGCAGGAGGTCAGCTACTACAGT CGGCTGCCCTGCTTCAGCGTGGCCAATATGCAGGCCAAGTTCAAGGAGGGCCAGCAGCACCCCATGAGCCACTCCTACAAGCGATACAAGCAGCCCGGCAACGCCGGCAGCCAGGAAGGACTCAGTGTGCAGAACCGCAATAGCCGGGACATGCTGCAGCCACAAAGGAACAATCACCAGGAGGCGGTaatgccgcagcagcagcagtccggCATCCTACGGAGCACCACCGTCAATGCCCGACAGCATCAGGTGCATGATGCGCGGCGTGGCTTGCCAGGACATCTTGGACAGCAGATGGGCTATCCCGGGCAGGCGCAGACCCTGCCGGGAGCCTGTCGCAAGCATCCAAATGCTGGATCGAACTTGAACCTAAACAACGATCTGGCAAGGCG CTTCTACTTTGAGAAGCCGGCAGTCTCCAAGTGCAACCTACACTCTCGCAGCTTCGCCAAGTCTTTGAACGAACTCTGCAGCGAGACGTCCGTTCCTGCCCCCATGCCTGATCCTCTGCCTGCTCCTGCCCTTTTTGCTGATTTGCCGCAGGAATTTCCCCTGACCCGTTCGGTGTCCACTGCCACGGATATTTATACTGCACCACCAGCCCCAGCACCATCTAACACCCAGATGAAGGGGAAGCAGCAGCGGAACATGGCCACCAATACCAGATCAAGGTCGGGTTCGGGTCCGGGTCCGGGTCCGGGTCCGGGTCCTGGTCCAGACGATGCCCAGTCGCGTTTATGCGGCCTGAAGCGGGGACTGCGTAAGACCAAGGACGAACTGTTTCAGGAGTTTTGCCGCAGAGCCGGGATGCGCAGCAAGCCGAAGAATATCTACTACATCAGTGGCGGAGACGAAGGCGAGGAAGAAGGCCAGGGCGAAGACGGGGTCAAGCGGGAGGATCCCCTTGCCAGTCCAGGTCCAAATCGAAATCCCAATACAGacaatgacgatgatgatgccGATGGGGATGATCACGGTTTTAGGCAGTTCCGCTTGGAGGAGGACCACCTTTATGTTGTGGGAG ATCATGCCCAGCTGGTGGTGCCGCGTCGGTCGTCGATGTGCGTTGATTCCATGGGTCAGACATTGCGCCGTTTGAACTCGAACCTTTCGCTGCACACGGATCCCAGCTATCCTGGAGTGGGTGGTTATCCCAATATGCGTATGTCCCTGCCGCCGGCCAGTGATCTTGGCCAGAGCCGGACCCTGCCGCGCTGCTTCCTCCGCCAGTCGTCTGATTCCCTGCAAAGTGGCTTCGGCCTGGGTTCCAGCCAGCAGAGGTTCTCACAATTGATGTTGAACTCCCAGACGAAGCAGCCCCAGCAAAACTGCTACCTATCCACCTTGGCCTTGCCGCAGGTCTCGCAggctcctccgccgccgcctcccaaATCTCAGGTGCAATGGCCAGCGGCGATACCCTCGTCGCCGTCAAACTACTCGAATGGCTACCAGCAGCACCCGCAGCCGATATACCCGACATCCGGTGGAGTGATGGGACCAggaaccaccaccaccaccggagTCGTCGGACAGCCGGCAAAATTCCAACGGGGCTATGCCTTCGATGATCCCCAAAGGCGATCCAGTTTCGTGAGTGAAGCCTTCGATCTCGATGAAATCGAAAGGGAGAGGCGGCGCTCCCATGCCAGTCTCTTTGGCATCAATCAAATAGATCCCTATGACCTCATCAATGGCACAGCCGTCTAA
- the LOC108074157 gene encoding kinase and exchange factor for Rac A isoform X2 yields MCHNSAIMEKNNDEQQIERYMACGMPSKAVRSVKYTLKKREKKLQQKKEAEEQQQQQQQQQRSQQQLLEDLELSSSSSSSSDATSDSEDSGADVAPVTKTVTVSEVTFKEQINAETAVKRASFNSNINSELLKFCPHYRKMQQQQQQEQMMKEQQKEEAESGEITELSAAALKAQQQRKLSSMEPSMDDALAIGTQMTRQVSERITCLVAQLQASRLYAILTRTTQPAHLIAVGILAFVLMTVGRDLIDPTTTTVTSATATTTTEATATPATARPSTIPAALVYLGAFATHFGSQIWMTFVSELQASKAIHTS; encoded by the exons ATGTGCCACAATTCGGCTATTATGGAGAAAAACAACGACGAGCAGCAGATCGAACGGTACATGGCTTGCGGTATGCCCTCAAAAGCAGTGCGCAGCGTCAAGTACACGCTGAAGAAACGCGAGAAGAAGCTTCAGCAAAAGAAGGAGGcggaagagcagcagcagcagcagcagcagcaacagaggAGCCAACAACAGTTACTGGAGGACCTCGAactgagcagcagcagcagtagcagcagcgaCGCAACCAGTGACAGCGAGGATAGCGGCGCCGATGTTGCTCCTGTGACCAAAACTGTTACCGTTTCGGAGGTCACCTTTAAAGAACAAATCAACGCTGAGACAGCCGTCAAAAGGGCCAGCTTCAATAGCAACATAAACAGTGAACTTCTCAAATTCTGCCCGCACTACCGTaaaatgcaacagcagcagcagcaggaacaaaTGATGAAAGAGCAACAGAAAGAGGAAGCGGAGAGCGGCGAGATAACGGAACTGTCAGCAGCCGCTCTGaaagcgcagcagcagcgcaagCTCAGCTCGATGGAGCCCTCAATGGACGATGCTCTGGCCATAGGCACCCAAATGACCCGCCAGGTGTCCGAGCGGATCACCTGTCTGGTGGCCCAGTTGCAAGCCAGTCGTTTATACGC AATTCTGACGCGTACAACACAACCAGCACACTTGATAGCCGTTGGCATATTGGCCTTTGTGCTGATGACTGTGGGACGCGATCTCATCGACCCAACGACAACTACTGTGacatcagcaacagcaacaacaacaacagaagcaacagcaacacctGCAACAGCAAGACCATCGACTATACCAGCGGCATTGGTCTATCTAGGCGCCTTTGCCACCCACTTTGGGTCGCAGATCTGGATGACATTTGTGTCTG AACTTCAAGCATCAAAGGCAATCCATACATCATAA
- the bves gene encoding blood vessel epicardial substance isoform X2, with product MPSTAGSSAAGVGMGALINSAGSSASSSVMGIGLGSGSAAGGGTAGGPGSSGGSEAGAGSLIAQSTAGTSAASSGTITWDNNGTLRSINPGDWSIEQCLGWQQPHHLYFQLGWAFLFLAFLAPHGPYGSLWMRTMLLIGCLMMGMHGYLVACTPDVVLWSGMGMAVNFVYLVVVLCRLRPVRFEQEIEAVYLALFQPLHVTRHQFKKVLNCMKVIRALKYQEVYAQEKVTKVDSLSLVLSGKLVVSQHQRALHIVFPHQFLDSPEWFGVSTDDYFQVSIMAMEESRVLIWHRDKLKLSIMAEPFLQTVFDHILGRDVVKKLMQVTQVSESIASNGFLPSGGYAEDAEDKPMLILKKSVDVGHGLTALINRQLQALPRISKYYDCAGDPNSWRLGRIDETDHETAV from the exons ATGCCCAGCACGGCGGGCAGCAGTGCCGCCGGCGTTGGCATGGGCGCCCTAATCAACAGCGCtggcagcagcgccagcagtaGCGTCATGGGCATCGGCCTGGGCTCTGGATCTGCGGCGGGCGGCGGTACAGCAGGTGGACCTGGTAGCTCAGGAGGATCGGAGGCAGGAGCTGGTTCCCTAATCGCACAGAGCACGGCTGGCACTAGCGCCGCCAGCAGCGGCACTATCACCTGGGACAACAACGGCACCCTGCGCTCCATCAATCCCGGTGATTGGTCCATCGAACAGTGCCTCGGATGGCAACAGCCGCATCATCTATACTTTCAGCTCGGCTGGGCCTTCCTTTTTCTCGCCTTCCTGGCCCCGCACGGTCCCTACGGTTCGCTGTGGATGCGAACTATGCTCCTCATTGGCTGTTTGATGATGGGCATGCATGGTTATCTGGTTGCCTGCACGCCGGATGTGGTCCTCTGGTCAGGAATGGGAATGGCGGTGAATTTTGTCTACCTGGTCGTGGTGCTGTGCCGGCTGAGACCGGTGAGATTCGAGCAGGAAATTGAGGCG gtTTACCTGGCGCTTTTCCAGCCTTTGCACGTGACCCGCCATCAGTTCAAAAAGGTGCTCAACTGCATGAAGGTGATACGTGCTCTGAAGTACCAGGAGGTTTATGCCCAGGAGAAGGTCACCAAGGTCGACAGCCTGTCGCTGGTGCTGAGCGGCAA ATTGGTGGTGTCACAGCATCAGAGAGCCCTGCACATTGTGTTTCCCCATCAGTTCCTAGACTCGCCGGAATGGTTTGGCGTCTCCACCGACGACTACTTTCAG GTCTCCATTATGGCGATGGAGGAGTCGCGGGTGTTGATTTGGCACCGCGACAAGCTCAAATTGTCAATTATGGCCGAGCCCTTCTTGCAGACCGTCTTCGATCACATTCTAGGCCGTGATGTGGTCAAGAAACTCATGCAAGTCACCCAG GTGAGCGAGTCGATAGCCAGCAATGGCTTCCTGCCATCGGGTGGATATGCAGAGGATGCTGAGGACAAGCCCATGTTGATACTCAAAAAGAGTGTGGACGTGGGCCATGGACTAACGGCCCTGATCAATAGGCAGCTCCAGG CACTGCCCAGGATATCGAAGTACTACGATTGCG CTGGGGATCCCAACTCCTGGCGCCTTGGAAGGATTGATGAAACTGATCATGAGACGGCCGTTTGA
- the LOC108074157 gene encoding uncharacterized protein isoform X1, giving the protein MCHNSAIMEKNNDEQQIERYMACGMPSKAVRSVKYTLKKREKKLQQKKEAEEQQQQQQQQQRSQQQLLEDLELSSSSSSSSDATSDSEDSGADVAPVTKTVTVSEVTFKEQINAETAVKRASFNSNINSELLKFCPHYRKMQQQQQQEQMMKEQQKEEAESGEITELSAAALKAQQQRKLSSMEPSMDDALAIGTQMTRQVSERITCLVAQLQASRLYAILTRTTQPAHLIAVGILAFVLMTVGRDLIDPTTTTVTSATATTTTEATATPATARPSTIPAALVYLGAFATHFGSQIWMTFVSGLSLYFSLPRHVFGQCQQILFPRYFALNAMLSLIMLVVYAKYFLSGWTTAAGIQMGSHALATGIEVVVRLYLVPPMLQLMHEKYRIEDAIGSGQEVGSLVQGDLVDCPHYQRIHKGFRRIHMTIAIGNMTVMLTTCLQLYFLASKIHFS; this is encoded by the exons ATGTGCCACAATTCGGCTATTATGGAGAAAAACAACGACGAGCAGCAGATCGAACGGTACATGGCTTGCGGTATGCCCTCAAAAGCAGTGCGCAGCGTCAAGTACACGCTGAAGAAACGCGAGAAGAAGCTTCAGCAAAAGAAGGAGGcggaagagcagcagcagcagcagcagcagcaacagaggAGCCAACAACAGTTACTGGAGGACCTCGAactgagcagcagcagcagtagcagcagcgaCGCAACCAGTGACAGCGAGGATAGCGGCGCCGATGTTGCTCCTGTGACCAAAACTGTTACCGTTTCGGAGGTCACCTTTAAAGAACAAATCAACGCTGAGACAGCCGTCAAAAGGGCCAGCTTCAATAGCAACATAAACAGTGAACTTCTCAAATTCTGCCCGCACTACCGTaaaatgcaacagcagcagcagcaggaacaaaTGATGAAAGAGCAACAGAAAGAGGAAGCGGAGAGCGGCGAGATAACGGAACTGTCAGCAGCCGCTCTGaaagcgcagcagcagcgcaagCTCAGCTCGATGGAGCCCTCAATGGACGATGCTCTGGCCATAGGCACCCAAATGACCCGCCAGGTGTCCGAGCGGATCACCTGTCTGGTGGCCCAGTTGCAAGCCAGTCGTTTATACGC AATTCTGACGCGTACAACACAACCAGCACACTTGATAGCCGTTGGCATATTGGCCTTTGTGCTGATGACTGTGGGACGCGATCTCATCGACCCAACGACAACTACTGTGacatcagcaacagcaacaacaacaacagaagcaacagcaacacctGCAACAGCAAGACCATCGACTATACCAGCGGCATTGGTCTATCTAGGCGCCTTTGCCACCCACTTTGGGTCGCAGATCTGGATGACATTTGTGTCTG GTCTCTCGCTATATTTCTCCCTGCCACGTCACGTATTCGGACAGTGCCAGCAGATACTATTCCCGCGGTACTTCGCCCTCAATGCAATGCTCAGCTTAATAATGCTGGTCGTGTATGCCAAATACTTTTTGAGCGGATGGACGACGGCGGCTGGTATCCAAATGGGATCCCATGCACTGGCCACCGGCATTGAGGTGGTGGTGCGACTGTATCTGGTACCACCGATGCTGCAACTTATGCACGAGAAGTACAGGATCGAGGATGCGATTGGGAGTGGCCAGGAGGTTGGCAGTTTGGTTCAGGGCGATCTTGTCGATTGTCCACATTACCAGCGTATACACAAGGGATTCCGGCGCATTCACATGACCATTGCCATTGGCAATATGACCGTCATGCTGACAACGTGTCTGCAATTGTATTTTCTAGCATCGAAAATACATTTCAGCTAA